Proteins from one Hoplias malabaricus isolate fHopMal1 chromosome 2, fHopMal1.hap1, whole genome shotgun sequence genomic window:
- the LOC136675771 gene encoding C-type lectin domain family 10 member A-like, whose protein sequence is MSQIWAESGTNGVLLAQTRPWCGYRDLVMACRTRAESFEPRLSHNTRPRVSQTRARTIGPLYGRTSRPRQCRLRVPASGRVFLFRRAKWTGREAVVSIQHLTVFRSMEDTQKVGEYESIYMNIDEIEKNEKESGVSSSICQNTTTEKRGFEGDSEGRQVCCANPAAVCLGLFCVLLLAVITGLGIKQYTERKVWSNYINMTMERDQLQSRFINITKEKDQFWSSYRNVALQRDQLQSNYDSILKERDHILGIKDNLNSEKIKLRSSYDALAKDRDALQRKLKDIECVCPLGWTQFMCSCYYISLNGKNWDESRRECIEKGADLVIINSREEQQFVSGHRKNLWIGLTDKTNEGQWTWVDGTLPEPGYWMKGEPNNAWNYGQGEDCAEAVPPVFYSETLAGWNDIPCNTVRPWICEKKIHS, encoded by the exons atgagccagatctgggccgagtctggcactaatggcgtgcttctggctcaaactcggCCGTGGTGCGGTTATCGCGATTTAGTTATGGCTTGCCGGACTAGGGCCGAGTCATTTGAGCCGcgcctcagccacaacactcgGCCGAGAGTTTCCCAGACTCGGGCCAGAACTATCGGCCCACTCTACGGCCGTACATCACGGCCGAGACAATGCCGACTCCGCGTGCCGGCATCGGGCCGAGTGTTTTTGTTCCGGCGTGC TAAATGGACAGGCAGAGAAGCGGTAGTTTCTATTCAGCATCTCACAGTTTTCAGGAGCATGGAGGACACTCAGAAAGTTGGAGAATACGAGAGCATCTATATGAACATAGATGAAATTGAAAAGAATGAGAAGGAGAGTGGAGTCAGTAGCAGCATCTGCCAGAACACAACAACAGAGAAAAGAG GTTTTGAAGGTGATTCTGAGGGGAGGCAGGTGTGCTGTGCTAATCCAGCTGCAGTGTGTCTGGGTCTGTTCTGTGTTCTGCTGCTGGCTGTTATTACAGGTCTGGGTATTAAACAATATACAGAGAGAAAGGTATGGAGCAATTATATCAACATGACTATGGAGAGAGACCAGTTACAGAGCAGATTTATCAATATAACCAAAGAGAAAGACCAGTTCTGGAGTAGTTACAGGAATGTGGCCCTGCAGAGAGACCAGTTACAGAGCAATTATGACAGCATATTGAAGGAAAGAGACCATATATTGGGCATTAAGGACAACCTGAATTCAGAGAAAATCAAGCTACGGTCCAGCTATGATGCCCTGGCCAAGGACAGAGATGCACTTCAGAGAAAGCTCAAAGACATTG AATGTGTTTGTCCACTAGGTTGGACACAGTTCATGTGCAGTTGTTACTACATTTCTCTCAATGGGAAAAACTGGGATGAGAGCAGAAGAGAGTGCATAGAAAAAGGAGCTGATCTGGTGATTATAAACAGCAGAGAGGAGCAG CAGTTTGTTTCTGGACATAGAAAGAATTTATGGATTGGTCTGACGGACAAGACCAATGAGGGTCAGTGGACATGGGTGGATGGCACTTTACCAGAACCTGG GTACTGGATGAAAGGTGAGCCAAATAATGCTTGGAATTACGGGCAAGGTGAGGACTGTGCTGAGGCAGTTCCTCCTGTTTTCTACAGTGAGACATTAGCCGGCTGGAATGATATACCCTGCAACACTGTGCGTCCATGGATTTGTGAAAAGAAGATCCATTCCTAA